A single region of the Halorussus gelatinilyticus genome encodes:
- a CDS encoding DUF7522 family protein — translation MGDEDAERREANRAFVEAFSTFGTDALRDVWLFDQQSHERLYVRDDVDEKVADVDVSRYVDNERYGYVTRDTYSDLHYADYAYTVRGFDGFEQFRTFLREGDRRIGTFGSFDRREGGYDFGALNDALAEVTADYPLDAFAPE, via the coding sequence ATGGGAGACGAGGACGCGGAACGCCGAGAAGCGAACCGCGCGTTCGTCGAGGCGTTCTCGACGTTCGGGACCGACGCCCTCCGAGACGTATGGCTGTTCGACCAGCAGAGCCACGAGCGACTCTACGTCCGCGACGACGTGGACGAGAAGGTCGCCGACGTAGACGTGTCCCGCTACGTGGACAACGAGCGATACGGCTACGTCACGCGCGACACCTACAGCGACCTCCACTACGCCGACTACGCCTACACCGTCCGGGGATTCGACGGGTTCGAGCAGTTCCGAACGTTCCTGCGCGAAGGCGACCGGCGAATCGGCACGTTCGGCAGTTTCGACCGACGGGAGGGCGGCTACGACTTCGGGGCGCTGAACGACGCGCTCGCCGAAGTGACGGCGGACTACCCGCTCGACGCGTTCGCCCCGGAGTGA